In Fundulus heteroclitus isolate FHET01 chromosome 16, MU-UCD_Fhet_4.1, whole genome shotgun sequence, a single genomic region encodes these proteins:
- the phb gene encoding prohibitin, producing the protein MAKLFESIGKLGLALAVGGGVVNSALFNVDAGHRAVIFDRFRGVQDAVVSEGTHFLIPWVQKPIIFDCRSRPRNVPVITGSKDLQNVNITLRILFRPVTSQLPRIFTSIGEDYDERVLPSITTEVLKAVVARFDAGELITQRELVSRQVSEDLTERASTFGLILDDVSLTHLTFGKEFTEAVEMKQVAQQEAERARFVVEKAEQQKQAAIISAEGDSQAALLIANSLMEAGDGLVELRKLEAAEDIAFQLSRSRNVTYLPSGQGTLLQLPQ; encoded by the exons ATGGCCAAGCTCTTTGAGTCTATTGGAAAGTTGGGGCTCGCCCTGGCCGTCGGTGGAGGTGTTGTGAACTCTGCCCTCTTCAATG TTGATGCAGGGCACCGGGCTGTAATCTTTGACAGATTCCGAGGTGTACAGGATGCAGTTGTCAGTGAAGGCACCCACTTCCTCATTCCTTGGGTTCAGAAGCCCATCATCTTCGATTGTCGATCCCGTCCACGCAACGTGCCTGTCATCACTGGCAGCAAAG ATCTGCAGAATGTTAACATCACACTGCGTATCCTCTTCCGGCCGGTGACCAGCCAGCTGCCTCGCATCTTCACCAGTATTGGCGAAGATTACGACGAGAGGGTGCTGCCGTCCATCACCACAGAGGTCTTAAAGGCGGTCGTG GCTCGGTTTGATGCAGGCGAGCTCATCACTCAGAGAGAGCTCGTGTCTCGGCAGGTCAGTGAGGACCTTACGGAAAGAGCTTCCACCTTCGGGCTAATCTTGGATGACGTATCACTG ACACACTTGACCTTTGGCAAGGAATTCACAGAGGCTGTTGAGATGAAGCAGGTGGCCCAGCAGGAGGCTGAGAGGGCCCGTTTTGTTGTAGAAAAG GCGGAGCAACAGAAGCAGGCTGCCATCATCTCAGCAGAGGGAGATTCTCAGGCTGCCTTGCTCATTGCCAACTCCCTGATGGAGGCCGGTGATGGTTTGGTGGAGCTTCGTAAGCTGGAGGCTGCAGAAGATATCGCCTTCCAGCTCTCCCGCTCTCGCAATGTCACCTACCTGCCGTCAGGTCAGGGCACCTTGCTGCAGCTGCCCCAGTGA
- the si:busm1-163l24.3 gene encoding uncharacterized protein si:busm1-163l24.3 has product MAEAGRTVRVSGLPTDIEDDRLKDKLLIHFLRARNGGGEIDQVTIVKPTPLSALITFEDSAVAQRIVQDCRHFLEIDGKKYELNASEHPESLDPDQVILNLTATVDYSRLPGGITALKNLRKRHQDVQINPTSAERCCTLYGPYSKVQAALAQLLCHPGGPEFPETKDSGPAAPSKAWFSQKSKRPQVSEDQRRKPTKQKEHREEEYVPSEGENLSSNRSPAHDGDCWEAPNHTEKAAPRSPTAFVEESSMIVDADVFQYLQKNCKKEYQQILSRYGVEVVNETNQGLTTLFLHIADTAAAAVEEGQDCMRLAKNAISRLYQENESSICRDQLPKIILHPAGGLQRATENLSAKFPKLLLTEDEQNIYFIGSNRDVTEARRSLLMDHKEARDKKEGVASLLNFPSYNSGSSPVRADEERGPLPTPRTEGPLDERIDQMLISEDDDLRADGARRYKLAARFKDSGLSGLGSFPFRPNSSPSRQTRQEPLLGHDTQSETTAISGEEVSRAVAQNTGRDVLFKGAYMSPPSAFAQMKTSLNTDVIDTRPKNLTSQFASTSSSLPQNPPPSGSGSTLKRASSFSGTPQQKAQLLGQKSQDDSSKSTARVRERSSSLSSRTVRDKQEVYREEILVSRVMWQYIKEAYSTRVEDLTSDLQMKESFSEGSREVTVILRGADSSKVTLCRQCLQTLVDSVSADFSVQELRMSELGLSSTEDETLQACYYEVRSRFKKVVIHLMKKSLYVVGPEQLCSQVAATLREVFSREPEQYDFSNLSSLLEAAQSRSQGLDSSYQVGACTQTGKADGNSGSEQWKTTYDRDFGENGLSNGSNSQSELRREFVFKEKQDGKIIEKNGVNGENDRTLHGTQTHTTGHRPAETQRTSVESRPGLGGQVSSCACGESKMPVVRTKCGVTMCTACLEKMHLSCKVCHEAPQIPQGVRGEIKKSRLNMSLPGQNKVGVIKITYRIPDGIQGEGHPSPGKPFKGKLFEAYLPDNDEAKKLLPRLEEAFRKGLTFTVIGKGTEARVFWDCIPHKTSLHGGKTEKGYPDSMYLSRLSSILTSKGIK; this is encoded by the exons ATGGCAGAGGCAGGCAGGACTGTGAGGGTGAGCGGGCTGCCCACGGACATAGAAGATGACAGGCTGAAAGACAAGTTGCTCATTCACTTTCTCAGAGCCAGGAATGGAGGAGGGGAGATAGACCAGGTCACGATTGTGAAGCCAACGCCTTTATCTGCTCTCATCACCTTCGAGGACAGTGCCG TGGCGCAGAGGATTGTTCAAGACTGTCGGCACTTTCTGGAAATAGATGGGAAGAAGTATGAACTTAATGCTTCAGAGCATCCCGAAAGCCTGGATCCAGACCAG GTCATCTTAAATCTAACAGCAACGGTTGACTACAGCCGGCTTCCTGGTGGAATCACAGCGCTGAAAAACCTTCGTAAAAGGCACCAGGATGTCCAGATAAACCCCACTTCTGCTGAGAGGTGTTGCACATTGTATGGCCCGTACTCCAAAGTGCAGGCCGCTTTGGCCCAACTACTGTGCCATCCTGGCGGTCCAGAGTTCCCAGAGACCAAAGACTCAGGTCCAGCCGCCCCCAGCAAGGCTTGGTTTTCTCAGAAATCAAAAAGGCCTCAAGTGTCAGAAGATCAGAGGAGAAAACCCACCAAgcaaaaagaacacagagaaGAAGAATATGTTCCAAGTGAGGGGGAAAACTTAAGCTCAAACAGAAGTCCGGCACATGACGGTGATTGCTGGGAAGCTCCCAATCACACAGAGAAGGCAGCTCCACGTTCTCCTACTGCCTTCGTAGAGGAGTCCTCTATGATTGTGGATGCAGACGTGTTCCAGTATCTGCAGAAGAACTGCAAGAAGGAATACCAGCAAATCCTCAGTCGCTATGGTGTGGAGGTGGTGAACGAAACAAATCAGGGCCTCACCACCCTCTTTTTGCACATTGCtgatacagcagcagcagcggtggaGGAGGGGCAGGACTGCATGAGACTGGCTAAAAATGCAATAAGTCGACTTTACCAGGAGAACGAGTCAAGCATCTGTCGAGACCAGCTCCCTAAGATTATCCTTCACCCCGCAGGAGGACTGCAGAGGGCAACGGAGAACCTAAGCGCAAAATTTCCAAAGCTTCTTCTAACCGAAGATGAGCAGAATATTTACTTTATTGGTAGCAATAGGGATGTAACTGAGGCCAGACGCTCTCTTCTTATGGACCACAAGGAAGCTAGAGATAAAAAGGAGGGTGTTGCCAGTCTTCTTAATTTTCCTTCATATAATTCTGGCTCATCACCAGTTCGTGCTGATGAGGAAAGAGGCCCCCTGCCTACGCCTCGCACCGAAGGACCTTTGGATGAAAGGATAGATCAGATGCTGATATCAGAGGATGATGACCTAAGGGCTGATGGAGCCAGAAGGTATAAACTAGCTGCTCGGTTTAAAGATTCAGGGCTTTCCGGTTTGGGCAGCTTCCCCTTCCGCCCAAATTCATCACCCAGCAGGCAAACCCGCCAGGAGCCACTGCTGGGGCACGACACGCAGTCCGAAACAACGGCGATATCTGGTGAAGAAGTTTCTAGAGCAGTCGCCCAAAATACAGGAAGGGACGTgttgtttaaaggtgcatacATGTCTCCTCCATCTGCGTTTGCACAGATGAAAACCTCTTTAAACACAGATGTGATAGACACGAGACCAAAGAATCTAACATCCCAGTTTGCCTCAACGTCATCCAGTCTTCCGCAAAACCCGCCACCTTCTGGGTCCGGCTCCACTTTAAAGCGAGCCAGTAGTTTCTCAGGAACGCCTCAGCAGAAAGCTCAACTGTTGGGACAGAAGAGTCAAGATGATTCCAGCAAATCCACAGCCCGAGTCCGGGAGCGGTCTTCCAGCCTTAGCAGCCGGACAGTGAGGGATAAACAAGAAGTCTATCGGGAAGAGATCTTAGTTTCCCGGGTTATGTGGCAGTATATAAAGGAAGCCTACAGCACACGAGTGGAGGACCTGACCTCTGATCTCCAGATGAAAGAGAGTTTCTCTGAAGGCAGCCGGGAAGTGACCGTTATCTTGAGAGGGGCCGACTCATCTAAAGTGACGTTATGTCGGCAGTGTCTACAGACACTCGTCGACTCAGTTAGTGCCGACTTCTCGGTTCAGGAGCTGCGCATGTCTGAACTGGGCCTTTCCAGTACCGAGGATGAAACCTTACAGGCATGCTACTACGAGGTTCGGAGCCGCTTCAAGAAGGTTGTTATCCACCTCATGAAGAAGAGCTTGTATGTTGTTGGTCCAGAACAGCTATGCTCTCAGGTAGCAGCTACACTGAGGGAGGTATTTTCTAGAGAGCCTGAACAATACGACTTCTCAAACCTATCTTCGCTGTTGGAGGCAGCTCAAAGCAGAAGTCAAGGTCTGGACAGCAGTTATCAGGTGGGAGCATGCACCCAAACCGGCAAAGCAGATGGGAACAGTGGGAGTGAGCAATGGAAAACAACCTATGACAGAGACTTTGGTGAGAACGGGCTTTCTAATGGATCAAATAGCCAATCAGAATTGAGGAGAGAGTTTGTCTTCAAGGAAAAACAGGATggaaaaataattgaaaagaaTGGTGTGAACGGTGAGAATGACCGAACTTTGCATGGTACCCAGACGCACACCACGGGGCATAGACCCGCAGAGACCCAAAGGACCTCAGTGGAGTCAAGGCCCGGTCTGGGAGGACAAGTTTCAAGCTGTGCCTGTGGGGAGAGCAAGATGCCAGTGGTGAGAACGAAGTGTGGGGTCACCATGTGCACAGCCTGCCTGGAAAAGATGCACCTTTCCTGCAAAGTCTGCCATGAGGCTCCACAGATACCCCAAGGCGTCCGCGGCGAAATTAAGAAATCCAGACTGAACATGAGTTTACCAGGTCAGAACAAGGTTGGCGTTATCAAGATCACTTACCGCATTCCTGATGGTATCCAAGGG GAGGGTCATCCTTCACCTGGAAAACCATTTAAAGGCAAGTTATTCGAAGCCTACCTTCCAGACAATGACGAGGCGAAGAAACTGCTTCCCCGGTTGGAAGAAGCTTTCAGGAAGGGACTCACCTTCACAGTGATAGGCAAAGGAACAGAGGCCAGGGTCTTCTGGGACTGCATCCCCCACAAAACCAGCTTACATGGAGGCAAAACTGA GAAAGGGTACCCCGACTCCATGTACTTGAGCCGTTTGTCCAGTATCTTGACTTCCAAAGGGATTAAGTAG